TCTCGATCTCATCGTTAGCGGGCAGAAATGAGCCCAGCGTCAGGTATCGAAAACCTTCGTTTTCAAGAAGAGGGGCAAAGGGGGTATGTTTCGCCTCGATCTTGCCCGGGCGGAAAACACCCCACCCGCTGCTCCTCTCCCCTCCAAGACCATTGTCGCCCAGGAGGCAGAATGCCTTGCCCAGATCTTCCAGCATCTCTCCGGGTCCTTCCGCGACGATCACTCCTTCGACACCCTCCCGAGGCTCGATCCTCCTCCTGTAGTAGGGCACGGCGGCGTTGGTGGACCTGTCGAGGGCGGCCGAGACCGTCACGTCTTCGACGAACAGTTCGACTGCCTCAGGTACGTCCACACCGGCAAGCATGGGTCCCAGGGAATCCACCGGGACCCAGGAAAGTTTCCTAGCCCTTCGGGCCTGATCAAAGGACAATCCACTAACGGCTACCGCCGGAGCCGGCACGAACCATTGGTCCTCACACCTCCAGAGCAACGAAGAAAGCCTGCAGGACCGTATTATCTCTTCGGTCCTCGACGGACCAAAGAGGGAGTCACAGGCCCACCCCAGCCCTCCCCAGATGGAGCTGGCGTTCAAGCCCTTCTCCTGCCGGTTGACATCCCCTACAAGACCGCCCTGGCGGATACCTTGCTTGAAGCAAAGGGTCAACACCAAGGCATTGTTCTTCATGACGGTATCAACTTCCCGGCAAGGACTGTCCCAAGGGTCTGCCCGTTGAGATCGATAGCGACAGGCTCTTCACCGGAGATGTAAGTCTCTATGGGCTTTAACATCACCGAAGCTATTTTCAAAGAGACCTTCCCGCTCCCCCTGCTGCCCCCACCCCCGAGGGAGTCGTCCTCCAACAGTCCGAACAGGGCCTGCAGGTTGTCCAGATCTTCCTTAACCTGGTCGGCATCCTCAACGGTGTATACGATCTCGAAGGAAAAAGCGGAACTGGCGGGTACTCTCTCAATAGGCCTCGGCATGGCAGCGCAAGTGACCCGGTCGAGACTGTTCTCGGACTTCCACTCGGTGTAGGGAAGCCCTTCATCCAGTTCTGACAGCCTCTTGAGGCTTTCTTCAGTAAGGAACGCATCCCTCACCTGCAGCCTGGAGGGTATGTTGCGCCCCCCCCTGCCCTCAGTACTAGCCCCGAAAAGGCGGCACACGGGACAGGCGGGGTCGTTGCATTCGTGCCTCCATATTTCAAAGCCGCCCTTTTTGTTGAATTCCTTGTCCAGGGACCTTTCGAGCAAGGACCTCAGCTTTCCCTTAAGGGAACTGCCGGGTACGTAGGGCTGCCTGGAAAGGGGGTCCCTTATGACGGGATTATCCATCCCTCCGATGGAGAGCTCCGTATCGGAACCGCCGATATGGAGCCCCGTCCTGCAAATGATCTCACCGGTTATGACAGCTTTCCCGATTATCGGTTTCCTGCTTCCCATGGTGGTCTCCTTTCGAGGGCTAATTCCGCCCGCCAAAGAATTTGTGATAGGCGACGACCGCCTCGGATATTTGCCGGAGCCTGACGATGTCCCCGGCCGTACCGGTCTTCTCCAGGGCGGCATCGAAGAAGGAGGCAAGCTCTTTCATCGCGTTACGCTGATCAACGTTGGTGATCCTTGCGGCAGCATAAGATAGGTGGTAACTGAGGATCTTCGCCTCCGACGGCTCCACCCTGCCGGCTGAAACGTTCGTGGCAAGCCTGATGATATGCTCGTGGAACTTGTAAATCTGCGAAGCGGGTACTTTCTTTTCAGCGAATCGTTTCCCCAGGGATCGTGTCATCTCAACGAGCTTTTCCGCCGTGAGTTCCTGCAAGGATGGAAGGCTCTTGATCCGCTGTATGTACCCCTGGATACTTGTTCCCGCTGCCTGAGCTGGTGTAGGTTGCGACATTCGTATACCTCCTTAGATCCTATCGGATCAGGTAATCGGCCCACTGCGCCGCTACTCGAGCGACCCTGATAGCTCGGCTATCCGAAGACTCCATGTCGCTAAAGGCCTTCTTTTCGAATTCACGGTCCGACCGAGCGCCAGCGTAAGCGGCATGGATCTTCCACCGCTCATCCCCTGATAGATCCATTTCTTCCAGAGCCATGATCCTCCTAAGGAAAGCCCTGTCCATATTCAGCTTTATCCTTCTGCCGTCCTGCTGCTTCAACAGCGTCGAGCCCTTTAGGAACTGGAGGATCTGCCCCTTGAGAACGGGTAGCTCGTTCTTTGCGCTAAAGGCAAATTCTCTGGGTTTCCTGGAAGGGGTCCCCGGGTCCGGCACGAAGAAAAGGGAAAGGCTGCCCTTACTGACACCCTCCGATACGTGTTGCTTGGCATGCTCCTCGGCCATCCCGGCCGAATCGGCAAGCTGATAGACAGGAGCCTTGTCGTCGGCCATGATCATTCCCCCGGAAATGGTCACCGAGGGGTTGTCGCCGGTGAAATCCTTGAAATGATCAGTTACATCCATAGAGAACTCCGCTATCTCGTTCCAAGCGCCTATGGCAAAGAGGTCATCGCCGCCGGAATAGACGAGGATCATCCTCCGGGGACCCTCAAGGGCACCTTCGACAAGCCTGGTTTTTGGTTTGTAGGCGATATGCGGGATATTTATCTTGAAAAAGTGCGTCAGGAGCCTCGATAGAGTCGCTACTCTAGAAAGGCTGTACGAGGAGTCACCATCGCCCGATAACCCCTCGCTGAAGATCCTGCCAAGGTTATCCACGTCCATACGAAGGGCCGCGATCTTGTTCGCTCCAATGCAGCCCGACTGTACGATCTTCTCGATCTCGGCGTCCGACGCGTATCCGGCCCATGGCATGGATACAAAGCGATCATCCTCCTTTCGGAGGTTCCCGTGGGGTTCCTTGAGGACCAGCACCAGGGGGGAGGTTCCCGATATATCCTCAGCCTTTGTCGATACAGGGAAAGGGGACCCCAAAATACTGAAAGTGCCTTCCCCCGACCCTCAAGCCATGTAGAGGTAACGACTCTCCGAGGAGCCCAGAGCCTTACCGGCATCTACCAGTTCGATACAATGCCGGCAGAATAGGTCGGCGTCCTCCCGATCCAAAGGCTTCAAGGCGTCGGTCCTCTTCCCACACACGGTGCAGCTGCCATGAAGGTGGTGGTCGTTCAGGCTCCCGAGGGTCTCCCCAAGGACACCTTTGAATGGGCGCGAACGTTCCATCGAGAGTTTTTCACCCATTTCCCGGAAAGCCTGGTCAACCCTTTTTTCAGCAAGGGTCCTCCAGGAAAAGGCGTTCCAGGCCATGGATATGGACAAGCGCCCGCCTTCTTCTTTGAGAAGGCGCCTGTTGACCTCGTCCCTGAACCCTTCGACCTTTTCAATGACCGAGGCCGTGTTGGGGAGAACCATGATCCAGTGCCCGCCGCCGACGAAGAGAAGCTGGCTTCGAGGGAACCCGAGGATCGATAGAAGCTCGAAGATGAGCTTTTCTTGCATGGCTTCGATATAGAAGGACCTTGATCGTAGCCCGCGCAGGGCCTTCTTGCTTCCTATGTCGTAAATATAGCGCTGGATCCCCCTTATATCGGCCTCCACCATCAGGAAAGGAGCAGCTTTGTCGGGCCTCAGCCTTTTCTGGACCTCTTCGAAGGCCGCCATCGGGTCCTTTTGTCCGGTCAGATCAGCGTGTTTTTCGAAGACAACCCCGGCGAGGCAGAGACCTATCATGGCGGTTGTCCTGAGATGATCGTAAAGGGATATGTCGGGATAACGGCCTTCTCCCACGGCCGTTTCGCTGGGCACAAAAGCCAGATATCTTTCCAGGACCCTGTCAAGCCAGTTGGGACCGATCGCTCGACCCTCTCCCAATGCCAGAGTGCCACTCAGGCCGTCTTCGATCGCTGAATAATTGAATTCCATCGACCTGTTAGTGGCGGGTTCGGGCAGGATCATGCCGGTGTCATCCAATGGCGCTATCGGAAAAAAGGTCCGCGGCGAAGTTTTTTCCGGTTGCCCATCGATACTTACACGATCAAAAATGTTCCAAAGCGGGACGTCGGGATCCCATTGTCCGGTCACTTCTTCCCTTTCTGAGGCCGAAAGGCTGTCGGAATGGGCGATAATGGCCGCGGCAAGGGATTTTGAACGATCTTTCAGGTCCTCGAGCCTGATGCCCGCTCTTGGGTCTGTGTTGTGATACCTTGCCGCCCATGAATAGCTTTCCCAAGGCTGCCCCAGCTCTTCAAGCCATTGGGCCCCCCCTCCATGTGGTTGACCCTTTTTTTCGTGGCGCGCTGGACGAGCTTACCCACGTCGTGTAAAAAACCACCCATTACCACATTGTTCAAAAGGCTCCTCAATTCATCCACGGTCATCAGTTTCCCCCTTTTGCTTCAGGTATCGAGCCAAACCTGGAGCGGGCTTCCATGCATCGCATCACCCCCTGGACGGCCAAGTTTTACCGGGTCTACGCATACTTGTCGTTCAACGTCACTGCGGCCCACGTCAGCGCCGTGGCGGATTCATCGGTGAGGCTCAGCTGGAACCTGGCCCCAAAATTGTTACGATCTTCGTAATGTCCGACCAATCTTTTCTCGCCGTCGATCTCCTTAACCGAAAAACCAATGCCCCTGATGGATTTCTGCTTGTCGTAAGGGAGCGACCAGGCCGTGACTATCCAGCCTACTTCCTTACAGACCTTCCTGACAAAATCTTCAAACCCCTCGGGGTAGTGGTCTTTTCGAAAAGAGGGTTCGCTTTTCCTCTCGCCGGCATCCACCAGGTTAGGCGGTTTGGGATTCCTGATGCGGAAACCTTCAATGAAGATCTGCCCCACCGCGCCGAGTCCGAATAATCTGGAGCCGCTGACATCAACCTCCTCGAGGAGAACCCTTAGTTTCTCGTCCACTTCGCCCAGTTCGCCCGATTCCAGAGTTTTTCCGTTTTCGAACCGGGCAAGCAGGTGGGCATTCTCTCCCAGCAGGTCATAATCGAAAGAAACGGGCAAGGGTGGAAAGTCAATGATCTGGGGGAACTTTTCGTGCTGGTAGAGGACGGGGATCGAAAGGACCTGACCGAGGATTACCGCGACGGCGATCTGGGCCTTGTAACCACCGGTGGCGTTGATGGCTGCATACCGGGGCCCCCCCGATTGCCGTATGAGCTTTGAGGCCTCCCGTACCAGGTTACGCAGACCCTTGATCTTGAAGTCTTCAGAGTTTTTGTCCTGGAGGTCTTCCACGACAAAATAATCCAGCATCTTTAGATCCAGGTCCGTCCTTGCCGAATAGTATTTTTTCAGGAATTCGCCGGTGCCTTTGCCGTACTCGGTATCGGAGACCAGGAAATACAACTTTTCTAGCGTAATAAAACCCTTTTTCTTGGATTCCTCGATGGTGTTGATCTCTGCCCCGCATACCCGCAGAGTAGGGTCAAGTTTGAGCATTTCTTTTGTCA
This genomic interval from Thermovirga sp. contains the following:
- the csm2 gene encoding type III-A CRISPR-associated protein Csm2; the encoded protein is MSQPTPAQAAGTSIQGYIQRIKSLPSLQELTAEKLVEMTRSLGKRFAEKKVPASQIYKFHEHIIRLATNVSAGRVEPSEAKILSYHLSYAAARITNVDQRNAMKELASFFDAALEKTGTAGDIVRLRQISEAVVAYHKFFGGRN
- a CDS encoding putative CRISPR-associated protein; the protein is MLKEYFESKNWSLLTKEMLKLDPTLRVCGAEINTIEESKKKGFITLEKLYFLVSDTEYGKGTGEFLKKYYSARTDLDLKMLDYFVVEDLQDKNSEDFKIKGLRNLVREASKLIRQSGGPRYAAINATGGYKAQIAVAVILGQVLSIPVLYQHEKFPQIIDFPPLPVSFDYDLLGENAHLLARFENGKTLESGELGEVDEKLRVLLEEVDVSGSRLFGLGAVGQIFIEGFRIRNPKPPNLVDAGERKSEPSFRKDHYPEGFEDFVRKVCKEVGWIVTAWSLPYDKQKSIRGIGFSVKEIDGEKRLVGHYEDRNNFGARFQLSLTDESATALTWAAVTLNDKYA
- the cas10 gene encoding type III-A CRISPR-associated protein Cas10/Csm1, which codes for MGQPWESYSWAARYHNTDPRAGIRLEDLKDRSKSLAAAIIAHSDSLSASEREEVTGQWDPDVPLWNIFDRVSIDGQPEKTSPRTFFPIAPLDDTGMILPEPATNRSMEFNYSAIEDGLSGTLALGEGRAIGPNWLDRVLERYLAFVPSETAVGEGRYPDISLYDHLRTTAMIGLCLAGVVFEKHADLTGQKDPMAAFEEVQKRLRPDKAAPFLMVEADIRGIQRYIYDIGSKKALRGLRSRSFYIEAMQEKLIFELLSILGFPRSQLLFVGGGHWIMVLPNTASVIEKVEGFRDEVNRRLLKEEGGRLSISMAWNAFSWRTLAEKRVDQAFREMGEKLSMERSRPFKGVLGETLGSLNDHHLHGSCTVCGKRTDALKPLDREDADLFCRHCIELVDAGKALGSSESRYLYMA
- the csm3 gene encoding type III-A CRISPR-associated RAMP protein Csm3; the protein is MGSRKPIIGKAVITGEIICRTGLHIGGSDTELSIGGMDNPVIRDPLSRQPYVPGSSLKGKLRSLLERSLDKEFNKKGGFEIWRHECNDPACPVCRLFGASTEGRGGRNIPSRLQVRDAFLTEESLKRLSELDEGLPYTEWKSENSLDRVTCAAMPRPIERVPASSAFSFEIVYTVEDADQVKEDLDNLQALFGLLEDDSLGGGGSRGSGKVSLKIASVMLKPIETYISGEEPVAIDLNGQTLGTVLAGKLIPS